In one Thermodesulfobium acidiphilum genomic region, the following are encoded:
- the scpB gene encoding SMC-Scp complex subunit ScpB, with translation MKDFKKIIEAIIFLNVKPIKLDNISKAVGIKPEKVEDLIDQLNNEYKDRSFKIYKNSKGYFFGIRPEFKDFVLCKRDNEKLSKSMLEVLAIIAYNQPISASNVSKIRGLRSEKQVMKLFENGFIKILSFNNAPIKQPLFGVSNKFFDFFGLSSLDELPPIEDLNLRS, from the coding sequence GTGAAAGACTTTAAAAAAATTATTGAAGCAATTATTTTTCTAAACGTAAAACCTATTAAATTAGACAATATTTCAAAGGCTGTGGGGATAAAACCAGAAAAGGTTGAAGATTTAATAGATCAGTTGAATAATGAATATAAAGACAGAAGTTTTAAGATATACAAAAATTCAAAAGGATATTTTTTTGGTATTAGACCAGAATTTAAAGATTTTGTTTTATGTAAAAGAGACAATGAAAAGTTATCAAAATCCATGTTGGAGGTTTTAGCTATAATAGCATATAACCAACCAATAAGTGCAAGTAATGTATCTAAAATAAGGGGTTTAAGAAGCGAAAAGCAAGTGATGAAACTTTTCGAAAATGGCTTTATTAAGATTCTCTCTTTTAATAATGCTCCCATTAAGCAACCCCTTTTTGGGGTAAGCAATAAGTTTTTTGATTTTTTTGGTTTAAGTTCTTTAGACGAATTGCCGCCTATTGAAGATTTAAATTTGAGGAGCTAA
- a CDS encoding NUDIX hydrolase, protein MDRRKYPFPILAVSGLLIKDNKILLVKRKCPPSIGRWSLPGGVVEKGEKLKDAIKREFLEETSLSVEVIKLLTVYEKIDLQEDKIGYHYVILLFLLSLTGGSLKANDDAREACFFSKNEILKLPLTDGLIEVLKNILEKI, encoded by the coding sequence ATGGATAGAAGAAAATATCCATTTCCTATTCTTGCTGTTAGTGGTTTGTTGATAAAAGATAACAAGATACTTTTGGTAAAAAGAAAGTGTCCTCCCTCGATTGGACGTTGGTCTTTGCCAGGCGGGGTTGTAGAAAAGGGTGAAAAATTAAAAGATGCTATAAAAAGAGAATTTTTAGAAGAAACATCACTTAGCGTTGAAGTTATTAAACTACTAACTGTTTATGAAAAAATTGACCTTCAAGAAGATAAAATAGGTTATCATTACGTAATATTATTATTCTTATTGAGCCTTACAGGTGGTTCTTTAAAGGCAAACGATGATGCCCGGGAAGCATGTTTTTTCTCGAAAAATGAAATATTAAAACTTCCCCTAACTGATGGCTTAATAGAGGTTTTAAAAAATATACTTGAAAAGATTTAA
- a CDS encoding CinA family protein, whose translation MKVALLCVGSELTIGAVSETNSNLLSSKLEKYGHEIETIIVIPDDLVIISAQIQYLCEFYDYIFISGGLGNTFDDLTREAVSNFTKLPLEKNLDLPEKMAYTISGAQVFLNKVGLAPGMIVDFNNKKIILLPGVPAEFDYLLDEILEKLFLENKDKLYIFFYHLLLRFERSVEKELPNELLNDFEVSLTILGLDSEVLLILKTDSEKKAKYWDKRLKKIFKDCLYYASTRSSNFETEIYKVLKKKNQTLSVAESCTGGLLSSRLAVIPGISSVYLGTIVAYSVDSKKKLCGFSGNTVSPEAALAIAKASKDLFDSNWAIGVVCYAGPDGGNIGQSYISIVGDKTYSFEKIFKGDRSFILKRVSSFALANFLGVISKG comes from the coding sequence GTGAAGGTTGCTCTCTTGTGTGTAGGTTCTGAATTGACTATTGGTGCAGTTTCTGAAACTAATTCTAACCTACTTTCTTCGAAGCTCGAAAAATATGGTCATGAAATAGAAACCATAATTGTTATTCCGGATGATCTTGTTATAATATCAGCTCAAATCCAATATCTTTGTGAGTTTTACGATTATATTTTTATTTCTGGTGGTTTGGGGAATACTTTTGACGATCTTACCAGGGAAGCTGTATCAAATTTTACAAAATTGCCTCTTGAAAAAAATCTTGATTTGCCAGAAAAAATGGCCTATACGATTTCAGGGGCGCAGGTTTTTTTAAATAAAGTTGGGTTGGCGCCGGGCATGATAGTTGATTTTAATAACAAGAAAATTATATTGCTTCCTGGAGTACCTGCAGAATTTGATTATTTGCTTGATGAAATTTTAGAAAAATTGTTTTTGGAAAACAAGGATAAATTATATATATTTTTTTATCATTTGTTGCTTAGATTTGAGAGATCTGTTGAAAAGGAATTGCCGAATGAGTTGTTAAATGACTTTGAAGTTTCTTTGACCATATTAGGCTTGGATAGTGAAGTGTTGCTTATTCTAAAAACTGACTCTGAAAAGAAAGCTAAGTATTGGGACAAAAGGTTGAAGAAAATTTTCAAAGATTGTCTTTACTATGCTAGTACCAGATCCTCAAATTTTGAGACAGAGATTTATAAAGTTCTTAAAAAGAAAAATCAAACTTTAAGCGTTGCAGAGTCTTGTACTGGAGGTTTGCTTTCATCAAGATTAGCTGTAATACCCGGCATTAGTAGCGTTTATTTGGGAACTATTGTTGCTTATAGTGTTGATTCAAAAAAGAAGTTGTGTGGGTTTTCTGGAAATACAGTTTCACCGGAAGCAGCTCTTGCTATTGCTAAGGCTTCAAAAGATCTTTTTGATAGTAATTGGGCTATTGGAGTAGTTTGTTACGCAGGGCCCGATGGTGGCAATATTGGTCAATCGTATATATCAATAGTTGGAGATAAAACTTATTCTTTTGAAAAAATTTTTAAAGGTGATAGAAGCTTTATTTTAAAAAGGGTATCCTCTTTTGCTCTGGCAAACTTTTTGGGGGTAATTAGTAAAGGGTGA
- the tatC gene encoding twin-arginine translocase subunit TatC: protein MNEKEMSLIEHLSDLRKTLIIGLGSWFVGIIIAWFFKDKVLSFISSTLPKGTLVYFSPLEMFTTDLKLSMILGFIIMSPIIFYSIWWFLAPGLYENEQKFVKRWMPVMVILFFIGALFSAKIILPFALNFFVFHSTSFAVAKLSIAKFISFYFLTIVFFGLMFQLPLVLSLLILLNIVSYQTLKKLRKFFYILIFLFIGFISPPDLFSQGIMFIPLMLLFEIGMFISSKLKPMKF, encoded by the coding sequence ATGAATGAAAAAGAAATGAGCCTTATTGAGCATCTCAGCGATCTGAGAAAGACTCTAATAATAGGTTTAGGTTCGTGGTTTGTTGGGATAATAATAGCATGGTTTTTTAAAGACAAAGTTTTATCTTTCATTAGCTCAACTCTTCCTAAAGGTACACTTGTTTATTTTTCGCCACTTGAAATGTTTACCACTGATTTAAAATTATCTATGATATTGGGATTTATAATTATGTCGCCTATTATTTTTTATAGTATATGGTGGTTTCTTGCTCCTGGACTCTATGAAAATGAACAAAAATTTGTAAAGAGATGGATGCCGGTAATGGTTATTCTTTTTTTTATTGGAGCACTTTTTTCAGCTAAAATAATTCTTCCATTTGCTTTAAATTTTTTTGTTTTTCATTCTACAAGTTTCGCAGTTGCTAAGCTTTCAATTGCAAAATTTATATCATTTTATTTTTTAACTATAGTTTTTTTTGGGCTTATGTTTCAATTACCACTGGTTTTATCGTTATTGATATTACTAAATATTGTTTCCTATCAAACATTAAAAAAGTTAAGAAAATTTTTTTATATTTTAATCTTCTTGTTTATAGGTTTTATTAGCCCTCCCGACCTCTTTTCGCAAGGCATTATGTTTATTCCTTTAATGCTACTTTTTGAGATTGGTATGTTTATTTCTTCTAAATTAAAGCCTATGAAATTTTAA
- a CDS encoding helix-turn-helix domain-containing protein, protein MNNNSEFPKLFREIREQKGMSIEELAEQSKIFSYYLKIFEEGRKEKFPPYSISKGYLKAVARELDIDPSILLKSFDEFVQEKKVNSVQETVTIPKEKREKIIKERNIKSIKYIVVFILIVTIFSLSIFLVYQIMITKRNFLANKMPNNVVKQEKSNNIETGNINSSQKTIYLKFIGKSWVLVKDKNKVLFEGIINPGEEKTFTTNDTLDIKLGNAGGVEISKDGKNWVKAGNIGEVVELTE, encoded by the coding sequence ATGAATAACAATTCTGAGTTTCCAAAATTATTTAGAGAGATAAGAGAGCAAAAAGGCATGTCAATTGAAGAACTGGCTGAACAATCTAAGATATTTTCTTACTACTTAAAAATTTTTGAAGAAGGCAGAAAAGAAAAGTTTCCACCTTATTCTATCTCTAAAGGTTATCTAAAAGCTGTTGCCAGAGAATTAGATATTGATCCGAGTATACTTTTAAAATCTTTTGATGAATTTGTTCAAGAGAAAAAAGTAAATTCTGTTCAAGAAACAGTTACAATCCCGAAGGAAAAAAGAGAAAAGATAATTAAAGAAAGAAATATTAAATCTATCAAATATATAGTAGTATTTATTTTAATTGTGACAATTTTTTCGCTTTCAATATTTTTGGTTTATCAAATAATGATTACAAAGAGAAACTTTTTAGCAAATAAAATGCCAAATAATGTCGTTAAACAAGAGAAATCTAATAATATCGAGACTGGTAATATTAATAGTTCTCAAAAGACTATTTATTTGAAATTCATTGGAAAGTCCTGGGTACTTGTCAAGGATAAGAATAAGGTTTTATTTGAAGGTATTATTAATCCTGGAGAAGAAAAAACTTTTACAACTAACGATACTCTTGATATAAAATTAGGTAATGCTGGGGGGGTCGAAATATCTAAGGACGGTAAAAACTGGGTTAAAGCAGGTAATATAGGGGAAGTTGTAGAACTGACCGAATGA
- the prmC gene encoding peptide chain release factor N(5)-glutamine methyltransferase yields the protein MIKEFKKKRTVNLKQFAKDISDQLKNKTDNPSLESKIILSHFLEIDIKDLYLFDNIEIDIDKINSVYEAIELRLKDKPLEYIIGYKPFRFLKLKVNEDVLIPRNETEEIIDIIKRFFPRAKTFLDIGTGSGAIALSIAREIENSFCVATDISERALKIAKENAKENNLENKVVFELADLFPLEKEKFDVIVSNPPYIDINNTRLSVISEEIYFEPKIALFAENKGLYFYEKILFKAKDYLFLDGGLIFEVGFNQAKEVVEIGESNNFSCFSLKDLNGIDRFVVCRRKMIK from the coding sequence ATGATTAAAGAATTTAAAAAGAAAAGAACAGTTAATTTAAAACAATTTGCAAAAGATATTTCAGATCAATTAAAAAATAAGACTGATAATCCTTCTTTGGAATCTAAAATTATTTTATCACATTTTTTAGAAATTGATATAAAAGATTTGTATTTATTTGACAACATAGAAATTGATATAGATAAGATAAATTCAGTTTATGAGGCAATCGAGCTAAGATTAAAAGATAAACCACTTGAGTATATAATTGGATACAAACCCTTTAGATTTTTAAAATTAAAGGTAAATGAAGATGTGTTAATACCAAGAAATGAAACAGAAGAAATAATTGATATAATAAAAAGGTTCTTTCCTCGAGCAAAAACTTTTTTGGACATTGGAACTGGCTCTGGTGCAATTGCTTTATCGATAGCAAGAGAAATTGAGAATTCTTTTTGTGTTGCGACCGATATTTCTGAAAGAGCTTTAAAAATTGCCAAAGAGAATGCAAAAGAAAATAATTTGGAAAATAAGGTTGTTTTTGAACTTGCTGATTTGTTTCCTTTAGAAAAAGAAAAATTTGATGTTATAGTTTCTAATCCTCCATATATTGATATTAACAATACCCGGCTTTCTGTAATTAGCGAAGAAATTTACTTTGAACCTAAAATTGCACTTTTTGCAGAAAATAAAGGTTTATACTTTTATGAGAAAATCTTATTTAAAGCTAAAGATTATCTATTTTTAGATGGTGGTTTAATATTTGAAGTAGGTTTTAACCAGGCAAAGGAAGTTGTTGAAATAGGAGAGTCCAATAACTTTAGTTGCTTTAGTTTAAAAGATTTAAATGGGATAGATCGCTTTGTTGTATGTAGACGTAAAATGATAAAATAG
- a CDS encoding site-2 protease family protein, translated as MFDIVGLVLAIPAVIIALTVHEFAHAYVAYKYGDYTPKANGRLTLNPLAHIDPLGFVALLLIKFGWAKPVPVNYVILSRKKGGIEMTALAGSLANFGMALVAARILVVFYQFISVYDPLVAFFQLLIFLNISLGVFNLIPIPPLDGYTVFRKFFPYELRRTIEMYEYYGQFVLIIFLLLGGANILIPIVQFIFNLMVFA; from the coding sequence ATGTTTGATATTGTTGGTTTGGTTTTAGCTATACCTGCTGTAATCATAGCGTTAACTGTTCACGAATTTGCTCATGCGTATGTGGCCTATAAATATGGTGACTATACACCAAAAGCCAATGGGAGATTGACTCTTAATCCTTTGGCGCATATTGATCCATTAGGATTCGTAGCCTTACTACTTATTAAATTTGGCTGGGCCAAGCCAGTACCTGTTAATTATGTTATTTTATCAAGGAAAAAAGGTGGAATAGAAATGACTGCATTAGCCGGTTCTTTGGCTAACTTTGGGATGGCTTTAGTTGCTGCCAGAATTTTAGTTGTTTTTTATCAGTTTATTTCTGTTTATGATCCTCTTGTAGCTTTTTTTCAGTTGCTTATTTTTTTAAATATAAGTTTGGGGGTTTTTAATTTGATACCAATACCTCCTCTTGATGGATATACAGTTTTTAGGAAATTTTTCCCGTATGAATTAAGACGTACTATTGAGATGTACGAATATTATGGGCAATTTGTGCTTATAATATTTCTTTTGCTGGGTGGAGCAAATATTTTGATACCAATAGTGCAATTTATATTTAATTTAATGGTTTTTGCATAA
- the thpR gene encoding RNA 2',3'-cyclic phosphodiesterase, with protein sequence MRLFIAYKIHNKDAKDIYLNVMNCEAFKKHKIVDFKNYHITFKFLGETKLDVQIISEQLLDSLSNFKRFNFFFSNEIGYIPSRHNPKFAYLKIYERDNDFEKIFRNVDLAMSNLGFDMEKREFKPHLTLVRFRETLIGDDIFPVYFKGKKKIESIMDKVSLFQSILLPEGPVYKEVFSVRL encoded by the coding sequence GTGAGATTATTTATTGCTTACAAGATTCACAATAAAGATGCTAAAGATATTTACCTTAATGTAATGAATTGTGAAGCATTTAAGAAACACAAAATTGTTGATTTCAAAAATTATCACATTACTTTTAAATTTTTAGGAGAAACAAAATTAGATGTTCAAATAATTTCGGAGCAGCTTTTGGACTCACTCTCTAATTTTAAGAGGTTTAACTTTTTTTTCTCTAATGAGATTGGTTATATTCCATCAAGACATAATCCAAAATTTGCTTATTTAAAAATATATGAAAGAGATAACGATTTTGAAAAAATTTTTAGAAACGTTGATCTGGCTATGAGTAATTTAGGGTTTGATATGGAGAAAAGAGAGTTTAAACCCCATCTTACATTGGTTAGATTTAGAGAAACTTTGATAGGTGATGATATTTTCCCGGTCTATTTTAAAGGAAAGAAGAAAATAGAATCTATCATGGATAAAGTTAGTCTATTTCAAAGTATTTTGTTACCTGAGGGGCCTGTTTATAAGGAGGTATTTTCGGTTAGGCTATGA
- a CDS encoding GntR family transcriptional regulator codes for MPKSYKRRKHLLSDEAYEKLKKHIFLGKIKVGELETERGLAERFNISRTPIREAILKLEKEGLVTVIPREGILIGSLNRFDLKEIFEIRRLLESFSAEKLARVKSDIDFSKLEKIIINARKRISKKNYVGFVDLDREFHSTIAELTKNRYVVRFLEDIRDVMSLSGIKALTKSWNYEQVLQEHAEILDAIKKKDPSSAKKAMDKHLLNTFKAMIRILPKIED; via the coding sequence ATGCCAAAGAGCTATAAAAGAAGAAAACATCTTCTTTCCGATGAAGCTTATGAAAAATTAAAAAAACATATATTTCTTGGAAAAATAAAAGTTGGAGAATTGGAAACAGAAAGAGGACTCGCTGAGAGATTTAATATTAGCAGAACTCCTATAAGAGAGGCTATTTTGAAATTAGAAAAGGAAGGCCTGGTAACTGTAATTCCTAGAGAGGGCATATTAATTGGCAGTCTAAACAGATTCGATTTAAAAGAAATTTTTGAAATAAGAAGACTTTTAGAAAGCTTCTCAGCAGAAAAATTAGCAAGAGTAAAATCAGATATAGATTTTTCTAAACTGGAAAAAATAATAATTAATGCACGAAAGAGAATATCAAAGAAAAATTATGTAGGTTTCGTAGATCTAGACAGAGAATTTCACAGCACTATTGCAGAACTAACCAAAAATAGATATGTAGTAAGATTTTTAGAAGATATTAGAGACGTTATGAGCCTATCTGGAATAAAAGCTTTAACAAAATCATGGAACTATGAGCAAGTTTTGCAAGAGCATGCAGAAATATTAGATGCCATAAAGAAAAAAGATCCTTCATCTGCAAAAAAAGCTATGGACAAGCATTTGCTAAATACTTTTAAGGCTATGATCAGAATATTGCCAAAAATAGAAGATTAA
- the trpS gene encoding tryptophan--tRNA ligase has protein sequence MRETIFSGMRPTGSLHIGHYLGVLENWKILQENYKCFFGIVDWHALTTKWQDSADLSGYIEEMLAEWLSCGIDPKKSTVILQSLVPEHIHLHMILSMLTPVSWLERNPTVKEQARELGIEDQLTYGHLGYPVLMAADILIYKSKRVPVGIDQVPHLEMTREIARRFNFHYKEIFPEPEALLAEFPKLLGVDGRKMSKSYNNAIYLKDDEKSINEKVASMITDPERIKKTDPGHPDVCNVFSYYGVLFKSELSEVRERCEKAQIGCVDCKKQLAKKINEILEPIRNKRSYYLSHKDMLWDILKSGSDSASNYCKNTIREVYDAMKLNYPI, from the coding sequence TTGAGAGAAACAATCTTTAGTGGTATGAGACCTACAGGAAGTCTACACATAGGTCACTATTTAGGAGTTTTGGAAAACTGGAAAATTTTGCAGGAAAATTATAAATGTTTTTTTGGTATTGTGGACTGGCATGCTTTGACTACAAAGTGGCAAGATTCAGCTGATTTAAGTGGCTATATTGAAGAAATGCTTGCAGAATGGTTATCTTGTGGAATTGATCCAAAAAAGTCTACTGTAATCTTACAATCTTTAGTTCCTGAGCACATTCATCTACATATGATACTTTCAATGTTGACTCCTGTATCGTGGCTTGAGAGAAATCCAACAGTAAAAGAACAGGCAAGGGAGCTTGGTATTGAAGATCAGCTTACATATGGTCATCTTGGATATCCAGTTTTAATGGCAGCTGATATATTAATTTACAAATCAAAAAGGGTACCTGTGGGTATAGATCAAGTTCCACATCTTGAGATGACAAGAGAAATTGCAAGAAGATTTAATTTTCATTATAAAGAAATATTTCCTGAACCGGAAGCTTTATTAGCTGAATTTCCAAAATTATTGGGTGTTGATGGTAGAAAGATGAGTAAATCTTATAATAATGCTATATATCTGAAGGATGACGAGAAAAGTATAAATGAAAAGGTAGCTTCAATGATTACAGACCCAGAAAGAATCAAAAAAACTGATCCAGGACATCCTGACGTTTGTAATGTTTTTTCTTATTATGGGGTTTTATTCAAATCAGAGCTTTCTGAAGTAAGAGAAAGGTGTGAAAAAGCTCAGATTGGTTGTGTAGATTGTAAGAAACAGCTTGCAAAAAAAATAAATGAGATATTAGAACCAATAAGGAACAAAAGAAGTTATTATTTATCGCACAAAGATATGCTTTGGGATATACTGAAATCAGGATCTGACAGTGCATCTAATTATTGCAAAAACACAATTAGAGAAGTCTACGATGCTATGAAACTAAATTATCCAATATAA
- the rimO gene encoding 30S ribosomal protein S12 methylthiotransferase RimO translates to MTKARYILPVSLGCPKNEVDLQYLLGKFETYNCFLTFDLNLADYVFINTCSFIRKAKQEAISTILDFVVDKKNFKYKIIVGGCLVSLYKDSLIELFPDVSAFLEPGRSFGEEIFEYLDKNIVYCNFKNEICSDNENRKFFVERPFEYLKIADGCSRKCSYCLIPKIRGPYHSYERQFLLDQAKDLAQKGKKEIILVAQDVTFYGLDRKDSLLKLLEGLENIEEIRWIRLMYLYPDLLSEDVIKFVSGSKKVLPYFDIPMQHASEKVLRYMRRNPDSERFLRLIDSIRENIPDSVIRSTFIVGHPGEDEKEFDKLINFLEKIKLNWAGFFSYSREEDTLSYSMNEQVKYVEKKKRLKIAYSIQQDITLKWRQSLVGKSFEVLVENDLNKYNVGRSFMEAPDIDSFIRFRGNKKVEIGDFIRILITKNKGFKLEGKLIE, encoded by the coding sequence ATGACTAAAGCCAGATATATACTACCAGTTTCTTTAGGTTGTCCAAAAAATGAGGTGGATTTACAGTATTTATTAGGTAAGTTTGAGACCTATAATTGTTTTTTAACTTTTGATCTGAATTTAGCTGATTATGTTTTTATAAATACTTGCTCTTTTATTAGAAAGGCAAAACAGGAAGCAATTTCGACAATATTAGACTTTGTTGTGGATAAAAAAAATTTTAAATACAAAATCATAGTAGGTGGCTGTTTAGTTTCTTTGTATAAAGACTCCCTAATTGAACTTTTTCCAGATGTTAGTGCTTTTTTGGAACCAGGAAGGTCTTTTGGCGAGGAAATATTCGAATATTTAGATAAAAATATAGTTTACTGTAATTTTAAGAATGAGATTTGTAGTGATAATGAAAATAGAAAGTTTTTTGTAGAAAGACCATTCGAATATCTTAAAATTGCTGATGGGTGTTCGCGAAAGTGTTCTTACTGTCTTATTCCAAAAATAAGAGGTCCATATCATAGCTATGAAAGACAATTTTTGTTAGATCAAGCAAAAGATCTGGCTCAAAAGGGGAAAAAAGAAATTATACTTGTTGCGCAAGACGTTACTTTTTATGGTTTGGATAGGAAAGATTCTTTATTAAAATTGTTAGAAGGACTTGAAAATATCGAAGAAATCAGATGGATAAGGCTGATGTATCTTTATCCAGATTTGCTAAGTGAAGATGTAATTAAATTTGTTTCTGGATCTAAGAAAGTTTTGCCTTATTTTGATATCCCCATGCAACACGCAAGCGAAAAGGTTTTAAGATATATGAGAAGAAATCCTGATAGCGAAAGATTTTTGAGATTGATAGATAGCATTAGAGAAAATATTCCTGATTCGGTAATAAGGTCTACTTTCATAGTAGGGCATCCTGGAGAAGATGAAAAAGAATTTGATAAGTTAATTAATTTTTTAGAAAAAATCAAACTCAATTGGGCTGGGTTTTTCTCATATTCAAGAGAAGAAGATACTCTTTCTTATTCTATGAATGAACAAGTTAAATATGTTGAAAAGAAAAAGAGGCTAAAAATTGCATACAGTATTCAGCAAGATATTACATTAAAATGGCGCCAATCCTTAGTAGGGAAAAGTTTTGAAGTGTTGGTAGAAAACGATCTTAACAAGTATAATGTAGGCAGAAGCTTTATGGAAGCTCCAGATATAGATTCCTTTATAAGATTTAGAGGCAATAAAAAAGTAGAAATTGGAGATTTTATCAGGATTTTAATTACAAAAAATAAAGGATTTAAATTAGAAGGGAAGTTAATAGAGTGA